One stretch of Arthrobacter polaris DNA includes these proteins:
- a CDS encoding aminotransferase class III-fold pyridoxal phosphate-dependent enzyme: MTPPQDTLPQTRHLATTIPGPASTALHLEREAHVSSGFGVTVPIFINRAEGGILEDVDGNRIIDLAAGIAVTSVGATNTHVQARVALQMSKFTHTCFMVTEYDSFTQVAAWLNAHXPGDFDKRTALFSTGAEAVENAVKIARAATGRERVLVFEDAYHGRSLLTMAMTAKVNPYKKDFGPFPEEVFRAPTATRLWAHRANTTSVATSVTTALGDVERILVENGAETFAAMVIEPIQGEGGFIPAPGFLAGLRELATKYGIVFVVDEIQTGLGRTGTLFASEHAGIAGDLTLSAKALAGGLPLSAVTGRTEIMNAVHRGGLGGTYAGNPVACAAALGVFEAFEDGTLLENARAIETTVREILEPLVDETSIIAEFRGQGAMLALEFTDMLTLETRADLAAEVAAACHRQGVLVLVCGTYSNVIRLLPPLVIGQELLRDGLAVLREAIVAVDAAQQGNRNCKQAATTAQCHSVPSKPFPSGPAKPWRTP, translated from the coding sequence ATGACACCGCCCCAAGACACACTNCCCCAGACTCGTCACCTCGCCACCACCATCCCGGGCCCCGCATCCACCGCGCTGCATCTAGAACGCGAAGCGCATGTCAGCTCCGGATTTGGTGTGACTGTTCCCATCTTCATCAACCGTGCCGAGGGTGGCATCTTGGAGGATGTTGACGGTAACCGGATCATTGACCTGGCCGCTGGTATTGCCGTGACCAGTGTTGGGGCCACCAACACCCACGTGCAAGCCCGAGTGGCCCTGCAGATGTCAAAGTTCACTCACACCTGCTTCATGGTGACCGAATATGACTCCTTCACCCAAGTGGCCGCCTGGCTAAACGCTCACNNACCCGGGGACTTCGACAAGCGCACTGCGCTGTTCTCCACCGGGGCGGAAGCGGTGGAGAATGCCGTCAAGATCGCCCGCGCCGCCACAGGCCGGGAACGGGTGCTGGTGTTCGAGGACGCCTACCACGGCCGCTCTCTNCTCACCATGGCCATGACTGCCAAGGTCAACCCGTACAAGAAGGACTTTGGCCCGTTCCCGGAAGAAGTGTTCCGCGCCCCGACCGCCACACGGCTGTGGGCCCACCGCGCCAATACAACCTCCGTCGCGACTTCAGTCACCACCGCGTTGGGTGACGTCGAGAGGATCCTCGTGGAAAATGGTGCAGAAACCTTTGCCGCCATGGTGATCGAGCCGATTCAGGGCGAGGGTGGCTTCATACCCGCGCCGGGCTTTCTGGCTGGCCTGCGCGAATTGGCCACGAAGTACGGCATCGTGTTTGTTGTCGATGAAATCCAGACTGGGCTGGGCCGCACCGGCACGTTGTTCGCCAGCGAACACGCAGGTATCGCAGGGGACCTCACACTGAGCGCCAAAGCGCTCGCCGGNGGNCTGCCGTTGAGCGCTGTCACGGGCCGCACAGAGATCATGAACGCCGTCCATAGGGGCGGTTTGGGCGGCACTTATGCTGGCAATCCGGTGGCTTGCGCCGCCGCATTGGGCGTATTTGAGGCTTTCGAGGATGGCACATTGCTGGAGAACGCACGGGCCATCGAGACCACGGTGCGAGAAATCCTGGAACCCTTAGTGGATGAAACCTCCATCATCGCCGAATTTCGTGGCCAAGGCGCTATGCTAGCCCTGGAATTCACCGATATGCTCACCCTGGAAACCCGTGCTGACCTTGCCGCCGAAGTTGCCGCCGCATGCCACCGCCAGGGCGTCCTTGTCCTGGTATGTGGCACCTACAGCAACGTCATCCGCCTGCTGCCNCCTTTGGTCATTGGCCAGGAACTGCTCCGAGATGGCCTAGCCGTGCTGCGCGAGGCCATTGTTGCCGTAGACGCTGCACAGCAGGGGAACAGAAACTGCAAGCAGGCCGCCACAACGGCGCAGTGTCACTCAGTGCCGTCTAAACCCTTCCCTTCCGGACCCGCCAAACCTTGGAGAACACCATGA
- a CDS encoding acyl-CoA dehydrogenase family protein has protein sequence MTEISDLLDIDSLLTAEELALRDKVRSFVDTSIRPNIASWYXKAVFPVEIVKEMAGLGLLGMHLKGYGCPGRSAIEYGIAALELEAGDSGLRTFVSVQGSLAMSAIYKHGSEEXXNEWLPQMAAGEIIGCFGLTEPTAGSXPGSMKTFARRDGEDWVLNGSKRWIGLASIAHIAIIWAMTEDGVRGFIVPTGTSGFSATPIEPKLSMRASIQCDIELTDVRLPATALLPGAKGLRGPFECLNEARYGIIWGAXGAARDSFETAVRYSQERLQFDKPLAGYQLTQXKLVNMALEINKGMLLALQIGRLKEAGELKPHHISVGKLNNCREAITICRDARAMLGGNGITLDYSPLRHANNLESVRTYEGTDEVHTLILGNHITGIPAFR, from the coding sequence ATGACTGAAATATCGGACCTGCTGGACATCGACTCNCTNTTAACAGCCGAGGAACTCGCGCTGCGGGATAAGGTGCGTTCCTTTGTTGACACCAGCATCCGGCCCAACATTGCCTCTTGGTATGANAAGGCCGTCTTCCCCGTGGAGATCGTGAAGGAAATGGCCGGTCTTGGCTTGCTTGGCATGCATCTNAAAGGGTACGGCTGCCCCGGCCGCTCCGCCATCGAGTACGGCATCGCCGCCCTGGAACTGGAGGCTGGCGATTCTGGCCTGCGCACCTTTGTCAGCGTGCAGGGTTCCCTAGCCATGAGCGCCATTTACAAGCACGGATCGGAAGAGCANAANAACGAATGGCTTCCCCAAATGGCAGCCGGCGAGATCATCGGTTGCTTCGGCCTCACAGAACCCACAGCAGGCTCGGANCCCGGGAGCATGAAGACGTTTGCCCGCCGCGACGGGGAAGACTGGGTACTCAACGGCTCCAAACGCTGGATCGGACTAGCTTCCATTGCACACATAGCCATCATCTGGGCCATGACGGAGGACGGCGTCCGCGGCTTCATTGTACCCACCGGCACTTCCGGGTTCAGTGCAACACCGATCGAACCCAAGCTCTCCATGCGCGCATCCATCCAATGCGACATCGAGCTGACGGACGTGCGGCTCCCGGCCACAGCCCTGCTGCCGGGCGCTAAGGGCCTCCGCGGTCCCTTTGAGTGTCTCAACGAGGCCCGCTACGGCATCATTTGGGGAGCTATNGGGGCAGCCCGGGACAGTTTCGAAACGGCAGTCCGGTACTCTCAGGAACGCCTACAGTTCGACAAGCCTCTCGCCGGATACCAGCTCACCCAGCANAAACTTGTCAACATGGCCTTGGAAATCAACAAGGGCATGCTGCTTGCCTTGCAGATTGGCCGTCTCAAGGAGGCCGGGGAGCTGAAGCCGCACCACATTTCCGTGGGCAAGCTCAACAACTGCCGTGAAGCCATAACGATCTGCCGGGACGCCCGCGCCATGTTAGGCGGTAACGGTATCACCCTTGACTACTCACCGCTACGCCACGCCAACAACCTCGAATCCGTGCGAACCTACGAAGGCACTGACGAGGTCCACACGCTGATCCTTGGCAATCACATCACCGGCATCCCCGCCTTCCGCTAA
- a CDS encoding PucR family transcriptional regulator, protein MISLAQLHHQLGNDLRPVLGTRMAQRKISGVHISELEDPTPYLEGGELLLTTGIPVAGPAAKMEAYIKRLMDRDIAALGLGLGAGVDEVPPGLAELCQAAGLELLLVPAGTPFMNVSRAYWDLVGKEGQADLAASLGTQTALARAAAQPDALPSVIKALAQALGGWAAYLPTDNGAATLWPESNSAILGQLRFEASRLDMAATHSASTFQIHGTDVVEYPVLVGRKAAGFLAIGAGRKLTRADRQVIMTVCVLLSLKAAQAQEKDAMVAALGSAVTKLFLAGHVEAGRAQAADLGFAVPAGAVRVLVVRGTKDPWAAARTLETRLPEETSWPAAGAALKHCDLRHAASDLIYWLLDADHASTTGSGNHIGGFGTRSGERPVELPSRNDVGEANIAAVLSRPLTLERVYEATGELATLVRKLEPHQILEVAAGALDPRVQEWVAALRGFTRADLVATVRAYLQHRGQWEGAARELGVHRNSLRHRMGIAAALLQADPDDPDVAANLWLALRSE, encoded by the coding sequence GTGATCAGCTTGGCCCAATTGCACCACCAACTAGGTAATGACCTGCGCCCGGTTTTGGGGACCAGAATGGCACAGAGGAAAATCTCAGGCGTCCATATCTCCGAACTCGAGGATCCTACGCCATATTTGGAGGGAGGGGAACTGCTGCTCACCACGGGCATCCCGGTGGCCGGTCCGGCGGCCAAGATGGAGGCTTATATCAAGCGACTGATGGACCGTGACATTGCCGCATTGGGTCTGGGACTTGGTGCCGGGGTGGACGAGGTGCCGCCCGGTTTGGCTGAACTCTGTCAGGCTGCTGGATTGGAGCTTCTGCTGGTTCCCGCTGGTACGCCGTTCATGAATGTCTCGCGTGCATACTGGGACTTGGTGGGTAAGGAGGGGCAAGCTGACCTGGCGGCCAGCCTGGGCACTCAGACGGCGCTGGCCCGTGCGGCTGCGCAGCCGGATGCTTTGCCGTCGGTGATCAAAGCCTTGGCTCAAGCACTTGGTGGCTGGGCGGCGTACCTGCCTACGGACAATGGCGCGGCCACCCTCTGGCCCGAATCTAATAGCGCCATTCTGGGGCAGCTGCGGTTCGAAGCGTCTCGGCTGGACATGGCGGCGACGCACTCAGCATCGACTTTTCAAATCCACGGCACGGATGTGGTGGAGTATCCGGTTTTGGTGGGGCGCAAGGCTGCAGGATTCCTTGCGATCGGGGCCGGGCGCAAACTCACCCGCGCGGACCGGCAGGTCATCATGACAGTCTGCGTGTTACTCTCGCTCAAGGCTGCTCAGGCTCAGGAGAAGGATGCGATGGTGGCTGCCCTCGGCTCCGCGGTAACCAAGTTGTTCCTGGCCGGGCATGTAGAGGCTGGCCGGGCCCAGGCCGCCGACCTAGGATTCGCTGTTCCTGCAGGGGCCGTGCGGGTGCTGGTTGTCCGTGGCACAAAGGATCCTTGGGCAGCGGCTCGTACCCTTGAAACGCGGCTGCCGGAAGAGACCTCTTGGCCAGCGGCTGGGGCCGCCTTGAAGCACTGCGACCTCCGGCACGCGGCGAGCGATCTAATCTACTGGCTGCTGGACGCCGACCATGCAAGTACCACGGGCAGTGGGAACCACATAGGCGGTTTCGGTACAAGGAGCGGTGAGCGTCCAGTGGAGCTCCCGAGCCGCAATGACGTTGGTGAAGCCAATATCGCTGCGGTACTGAGCCGGCCGCTTACTCTGGAGCGGGTGTACGAGGCGACCGGCGAATTAGCCACTCTCGTCAGGAAGCTGGAACCACACCAGATCCTGGAAGTGGCTGCCGGGGCGCTGGATCCGAGGGTCCAAGAATGGGTGGCCGCGCTGCGTGGCTTCACCCGTGCCGACCTTGTGGCCACGGTGCGCGCATACCTGCAACACCGCGGCCAGTGGGAAGGTGCCGCCCGGGAGTTGGGCGTACATCGCAATTCCTTGCGGCACAGGATGGGCATTGCCGCAGCGCTGCTTCAAGCCGATCCCGACGATCCGGACGTAGCGGCCAACCTGTGGCTGGCACTGCGCTCAGAGTAG
- a CDS encoding CaiB/BaiF CoA-transferase family protein, with protein sequence MPEQTKATPAAPLAGLVVADFSRVLAGPLSTMSLADLGARVIKVERPGTGDDTRSWGPPYSSTGSTYYEXVNRNKESVCLDLANPADLLLAKELALRADVLVENFKPGGMAALGLGYAELSSLXPALIYASITGFGSVGGAGLMGYDFIVQALGGLMSITGEKEGAPVKAGVALVDVLTAKDTTIGILAALAARGVSGRGVHLELNLLSSLQGALANQGQAYLGTGKVPSRMGNDHPSIVPYQLLSCADAPLAVACGNDGQFAQLAKVLGLSEMATEPRFATNNARVENRAELVAILEEALSGGSALAWQDRLSDAGVPAGHVSGIDEGIAYAESLGLEPTIEVQDTAGQPMGRQIRSPITWTPAIPVRTNAPPQLGEHDVAVRSWLTNNFTEAAATAS encoded by the coding sequence ATGCCAGAGCAAACCAAGGCGACGCCAGCTGCGCCCCTTGCCGGGCTTGTTGTCGCCGACTTCTCTCGAGTATTAGCCGGGCCGCTGTCCACCATGTCGCTGGCCGATCTAGGCGCGCGCGTTATCAAGGTTGAACGCCCGGGGACCGGCGATGACACGCGCAGCTGGGGTCCGCCCTATTCGTCCACAGGGTCCACTTATTATGAGNNAGTGAACCGGAACAAGGAATCGGTGTGCCTTGATCTGGCCAACCCTGCCGACCTGCTGTTGGCGAAGGAACTGGCCCTGCGTGCAGATGTTCTCGTGGAAAATTTCAAGCCAGGCGGCATGGCTGCCTTGGGACTAGGTTATGCGGAACTCTCATCACTTAANCCCGCTTTAATCTATGCATCGATCACCGGATTTGGCAGCGTTGGTGGTGCCGGCCTCATGGGATACGACTTCATCGTCCAGGCTTTAGGCGGTCTCATGAGCATCACGGGTGAGAAAGAGGGTGCTCCAGTTAAAGCCGGCGTTGCACTGGTCGATGTGCTGACCGCCAAGGACACTACGATCGGGATCCTTGCCGCCCTGGCCGCCCGTGGNGTTTCCGGGCGCGGCGTGCACCTTGAGCTGAACCTGCTCTCCAGCCTGCAGGGCGCACTGGCCAACCAAGGACAGGCCTATCTAGGCACCGGAAAGGTGCCCAGCAGGATGGGAAACGACCACCCCTCAATTGTCCCCTACCAATTGCTGAGCTGCGCCGACGCACCACTGGCCGTGGCGTGCGGCAACGATGGCCAGTTCGCCCAGCTTGCCAAGGTGCTGGGTCTTTCGGAAATGGCCACAGAGCCCCGCTTTGCCACCAACAACGCACGCGTGGAAAACCGCGCAGAACTGGTCGCGATCTTAGAAGAGGCGCTCTCCGGTGGCTCGGCCCTGGCGTGGCAAGACAGACTTTCAGACGCTGGAGTCCCGGCCGGGCACGTCTCGGGCATCGATGAGGGCATCGCGTACGCCGAGTCGCTGGGCCTGGAACCCACCATCGAGGTCCAAGACACCGCAGGTCAGCCCATGGGCCGTCAAATCCGCAGCCCGATCACGTGGACNCCCGCCATACCGGTGCGTACGAACGCTCCTCCCCAACTCGGTGAGCATGACGTTGCTGTGCGTTCTTGGCTCACCAATAACTTCACCGAAGCCGCGGCGACCGCCAGCTGA
- a CDS encoding DUF3817 domain-containing protein: MSPRTLYRTLAIAEAITWTLLIAGMVLKYVFKVGDWPVTVGGFAHGLVFIAYVTTAVLVGLNQRWPVRLIAGAAATAVVPYLTIPFDQWLEKHHKLDGEWRTVATDHXRDGHWIQSTLRWMLNRPVLLSVAFIVFVGGTMATMMFVGPPGTRX, encoded by the coding sequence ATGTCGCCACGTACCCTTTACCGCACCCTTGCCATTGCCGAAGCCATCACCTGGACCCTACTGATCGCCGGAATGGTCCTGAAATACGTGTTCAAGGTGGGTGATTGGCCGGTCACGGTCGGCGGATTTGCGCATGGTTTGGTATTCATCGCCTACGTCACCACGGCAGTGTTGGTGGGCCTGAACCAGCGCTGGCCCGTTCGGCTCATCGCCGGTGCCGCGGCCACCGCCGTTGTCCCGTACCTGACCATCCCCTTCGATCAGTGGCTGGAGAAGCACCACAAGCTCGACGGCGAATGGCGCACCGTAGCCACGGACCACNCCCGCGACGGGCACTGGATCCAAAGTACTCTGCGCTGGATGCTCAACCGCCCGGTGCTGCTGAGCGTTGCCTTCATCGTGTTTGTTGGCGGAACGATGGCCACCATGATGTTCGTTGGCCCTCCGGGGACGCGNNCCTAA
- a CDS encoding isocitrate lyase/phosphoenolpyruvate mutase family protein yields MVSFHDLHQAETPLVLPNAWDVGSALAFAAAGFPAVGTTSFGIAVSTGQPDGGRSSQRTTSALAAKLGRMSVYVSADIEDGYCDDPGEVADFVAELAAHGVVGVNIEDSTSGHLVDPAAFATKVVEVKRRNPTVXINARVDNLWFAEQATVEAVLLRAXTYADAGADGIFVPGLVDPHEIRAITAGIGLPVNVLAHPVLTVAELGVLXVRRVSSGXLPYRAAVDAALKLXTALRDGLQLPAATSYWEVQAQLVAFNQGFSL; encoded by the coding sequence ATGGTTTCGTTTCACGATCTCCATCAAGCTGAGACTCCGCTGGTTCTCCCCAATGCCTGGGATGTGGGCTCCGCCTTGGCCTTCGCTGCAGCTGGGTTCCCTGCCGTCGGTACCACAAGCTTCGGCATAGCAGTCAGCACTGGCCAGCCCGACGGCGGCCGGTCCAGCCAGCGAACCACCTCTGCTCTAGCGGCGAAGCTGGGGCGCATGTCTGTGTACGTGAGCGCAGATATTGAGGATGGCTACTGCGATGACCCAGGCGAGGTTGCGGATTTTGTGGCTGAATTGGCAGCCCATGGAGTCGTCGGGGTGAACATCGAAGACAGCACCTCTGGACATTTGGTGGATCCAGCAGCTTTTGCCACGAAAGTCGTTGAGGTCAAACGACGAAACCCAACCGTTNTTATCAACGCGCGGGTGGATAATCTATGGTTTGCAGAACAAGCCACCGTGGAGGCAGTTCTGCTGCGCGCCCNNACATATGCAGACGCTGGTGCTGACGGCATATTTGTCCCCGGACTTGTTGATCCCCATGAAATTCGGGCCATTACCGCCGGAATTGGGCTGCCAGTGAACGTATTGGCCCATCCTGTCCTCACTGTCGCCGAGCTGGGAGTGTTGNGGGTGCGGCGAGTAAGCTCCGGTNCGTTGCCCTACCGCGCAGCGGTGGATGCAGCGCTAAAACTGNTCACAGCATTGCGCGACGGTCTGCAACTACCGGCCGCCACCTCCTACTGGGAGGTACAAGCGCAACTCGTGGCCTTCAACCAAGGCTTCTCTCTCTAA
- a CDS encoding glutamate decarboxylase has product MSLHRHHIRRDATIVESAFDSGLGSIPKHTLPLGSQNADAAMRFIQDELMLDGNARQNLATFVTTWMEPQAGALIQSSLEKNIIDKDEYPQSAEIERRCINILANLWHAXEPTGEXNAIGCSTTGSSEAAMLAGLALKWRWRARRXAAGLDATKPNLVMXANVQVCWEKFARYWDVEARLVPXEGATHLTAAQAAAACDENTIGVIAVLGSTFDGSYEPVAEIAGALDKLASDTGLDVPLHVDAASGXFIAPFLDQDLLWDFRLDRVKSINSSGHKYGLVYPGXGWVLWRSSEDLPADLIFSVDYLGGSMPTFALNFSRPAAQVIAQYYTLVRYGFEGYRNIQQRSRDIAGTIAAGVRKMGPFTLLSHGDELPVLAFKLTTSGSYSVYDLSHELRSFGWIVPAYPMPEGMADIDVLRVVVRNGFTFDLAGMFLADLAKAVQRLSGQQPNRVAFHH; this is encoded by the coding sequence ATGAGCCTGCACCGTCACCATATCCGCCGTGATGCAACCATTGTGGAAAGCGCGTTTGACTCTGGCTTGGGTTCCATCCCCAAGCACACGCTGCCACTGGGGAGTCAGAACGCCGATGCTGCAATGCGGTTCATTCAGGACGAGCTCATGCTCGATGGCAACGCGCGGCAGAACCTGGCCACCTTTGTCACTACCTGGATGGAGCCCCAAGCCGGCGCACTGATCCAGTCCTCACTTGAAAAGAACATCATTGACAAGGATGAATACCCGCAGTCGGCTGAGATTGAACGGCGTTGCATCAATATTTTGGCGAATCTGTGGCACGCCNCGGAACCTACCGGGGAGNCCAATGCTATTGGCTGCTCCACCACGGGGTCCTCGGAGGCTGCGATGCTGGCTGGCCTGGCGTTAAAATGGCGTTGGCGCGCTCGCAGGNAGGCCGCTGGGCTCGATGCCACCAAGCCCAACCTTGTCATGNGGGCCAATGTGCAAGTGTGCTGGGAAAAGTTTGCCAGGTACTGGGATGTGGAAGCTCGATTGGTGCCCNTTGAGGGCGCAACCCACCTGACCGCGGCGCAGGCTGCTGCTGCCTGCGATGAAAACACTATTGGTGTTATCGCCGTGCTGGGTTCAACGTTCGATGGTTCCTATGAGCCGGTGGCTGAAATTGCTGGCGCCCTTGACAAGCTTGCTTCGGACACGGGGCTGGATGTGCCGTTGCATGTTGATGCGGCGTCCGGGNGGTTTATTGCACCGTTCCTTGATCAGGACTTGCTGTGGGATTTTCGCCTTGACCGGGTGAAGTCAATCAACTCCTCCGGCCACAAGTATGGGCTGGTATACCCCGGGNTGGGGTGGGTCTTGTGGCGCAGCAGCGAAGATTTGCCGGCGGATCTGATCTTCAGCGTCGATTATTTAGGTGGCTCCATGCCCACGTTTGCGCTGAACTTTTCACGCCCGGCAGCTCAGGTGATCGCCCAGTATTACACCCTGGTCCGTTATGGCTTTGAGGGGTACCGGAACATTCAACAGCGCTCCCGGGACATTGCCGGAACCATTGCCGCCGGTGTTAGGAAGATGGGGCCGTTCACCCTGCTCAGCCATGGCGATGAGCTACCAGTGCTGGCCTTCAAGCTGACGACGTCGGGCAGCTACTCTGTGTACGATCTCTCCCATGAGCTGCGCAGCTTCGGCTGGATTGTGCCCGCCTACCCGATGCCCGAGGGCATGGCTGATATTGATGTGTTGCGGGTGGTTGTCAGGAATGGCTTCACCTTTGATTTGGCCGGGATGTTCCTGGCAGATCTAGCGAAAGCTGTCCAGCGGCTCTCAGGCCAACAGCCCAACAGGGTGGCGTTTCACCACTAA
- a CDS encoding isocitrate/isopropylmalate family dehydrogenase: protein MKTYVVGLIPGDGIGPELIDAAVLVLNAAAMTSGFVLDFRWEDGGARTHQRIGVNLTTDAXERIKGSYHATLKGPAGLPEVRNPDGTEAGVLGGVLRRGLDAYANIRPIRHTTADIDYVLVRENTEGLYASRDAGVGNDWAYSDQLLITRQGTERIVRKAFELAAGGRGPADGVRRVTCVDKSNVLRSYAFFRRIFTEIADNYPGIEADYQYADAAAYQLITCPERFDVLVTENFIGDILSDVGAATVGGLGMCPAANIGDAGAYFEPAHGSAPSLAGTDSANPTAQILAAAMLLDFVGEPGGAQFIRAAVDATVSSTFPRLPSHRHPSLRHYTKQICTHISSHSGSIAAKL, encoded by the coding sequence GTGAAAACGTACGTTGTTGGACTCATCCCCGGGGATGGGATCGGTCCCGAACTCATCGATGCCGCCGTCCTGGTCCTCAATGCCGCGGCGATGACAAGCGGATTCGTGCTGGATTTCCGGTGGGAAGACGGAGGCGCCAGAACCCATCAGCGCATCGGCGTGAACCTCACCACCGACGCTTTNGAGCGCATCAAGGGCAGCTACCACGCCACACTCAAGGGCCCGGCCGGACTGCCGGAGGTCCGCAACCCAGACGGCACGGAAGCCGGGGTGCTAGGCGGTGTGCTACGTCGGGGCCTTGACGCGTATGCCAATATCCGGCCCATCCGCCACACCACGGCAGACATTGACTACGTTTTGGTGCGTGAAAACACAGAGGGCCTCTACGCCTCCCGTGATGCAGGCGTCGGCAACGACTGGGCATACTCCGACCAGCTTCTTATCACCCGCCAGGGCACCGAACGCATTGTCCGCAAAGCGTTCGAGCTCGCCGCGGGCGGGCGGGGCCCTGCTGACGGGGTCCGCCGAGTCACGTGCGTGGACAAAAGCAACGTACTGCGCAGCTACGCATTCTTTCGCCGCATCTTCACTGAAATCGCTGACAATTACCCGGGCATAGAGGCTGACTACCAATATGCTGATGCCGCCGCCTACCAGTTGATCACATGCCCGGAGCGCTTTGATGTGCTGGTCACGGAAAATTTCATTGGCGACATCCTCTCCGACGTCGGCGCGGCAACGGTCGGCGGTCTGGGCATGTGCCCGGCAGCCAACATCGGCGACGCTGGCGCATACTTCGAACCAGCCCACGGCAGCGCGCCCTCCCTAGCCGGCACGGACTCGGCCAACCCGACAGCCCAAATTTTGGCGGCCGCCATGCTCCTTGACTTTGTTGGCGAACCTGGCGGCGCACAGTTCATCCGCGCAGCCGTGGACGCCACCGTATCCTCTACTTTTCCGAGACTGCCCAGTCACCGGCACCCCAGCCTTAGACACTACACAAAGCAAATTTGTACCCACATTTCCAGCCACTCAGGTTCCATCGCAGCCAAGCTTTAG
- a CDS encoding oxygenase MpaB family protein, with translation MENVLTRWQRELRGTFSNNSPTVPQWELDLEXGEDGGYFGPGSAAWAVHGSMTTLVAGIQSLLIQALHPGALAGVHDHSSYRTDPLGRLAGTIRWIFTVSYGDTTAAQEASAKVRRIHEYIRGSYITAQGEERAYTANDPDLLRWVHLAFTQAFLGTHEAYGSPIPGGADAYVADWAVAGALMHVENPPTTVKELNHQLAAYDTELRYDERVAETLAFIKNPPLPRSQQGGYKILXAAAVASLPPRYKDLLQVNTPRLGPLPLPLVLPTKAVFGVVRWXLSSLSPSEAAARARRTRLGVEDTPSNHR, from the coding sequence ATGGAAAATGTTCTGACCCGCTGGCAGCGTGAACTCCGTGGCACCTTCAGCAATAACTCGCCCACTGTTCCGCAGTGGGAACTTGACCTGGAANAGGGCGAGGACGGAGGGTACTTTGGTCCTGGCTCGGCGGCTTGGGCTGTGCATGGGTCAATGACCACACTGGTCGCCGGGATTCAGTCCCTCCTGATCCAAGCGTTGCACCCAGGCGCGCTCGCAGGAGTACACGATCATTCCAGCTACCGCACAGACCCGCTGGGCAGATTGGCGGGCACCATCCGCTGGATCTTCACCGTCAGCTACGGGGACACAACAGCGGCTCAAGAAGCGTCGGCGAAGGTGCGCCGGATCCATGAGTACATTCGCGGCAGCTACATCACCGCCCAAGGGGAGGAGCGGGCCTACACCGCCAACGATCCCGATCTACTGCGCTGGGTACACCTAGCCTTCACCCAAGCATTCCTTGGAACGCACGAAGCCTACGGTAGCCCCATCCCTGGGGGCGCCGACGCTTACGTGGCTGACTGGGCCGTGGCAGGGGCTCTGATGCATGTGGAAAACCCGCCCACAACCGTGAAAGAACTCAACCATCAGTTAGCCGCGTACGATACGGAGCTGCGCTACGACGAACGAGTTGCTGAAACGCTTGCCTTCATCAAGAACCCGCCCCTGCCGCGCTCGCAGCAAGGCGGCTATAAGATACTTNTTGCCGCAGCAGTGGCCTCCTTGCCACCGAGGTACAAGGACCTGCTTCAGGTGAATACGCCCAGGCTTGGCCCGCTCCCGCTGCCGCTGGTATTGCCCACCAAAGCCGTGTTCGGCGTCGTGCGGTGGNGGTTGAGTTCTCTGAGTCCTAGTGAGGCGGCTGCACGGGCGCGGCGAACGCGGCTAGGCGTGGAGGATACTCCCAGTAATCACCGCTAG
- a CDS encoding SDR family NAD(P)-dependent oxidoreductase — MQLENKVIVVTGGASGIGGAISKVLVARGAKVVAVDVNKEAGGNTREKLGENIRFLLGDVSDKAVAQSAVELAATTFGGLDGLVNNAHASRQAMFNELTEEQWDLSFNTGFRATRQFMAAAYPLLAVNGGSVVNFGSGSAMVGQQTQAAYASAKEAIRGLSRVTANEWAKDNIRVNVLSPMALTSGVTAWSEAXPEMYQDSLSKVPLGRFGDPETDVAPIVAFLLSDDSRYMTGQTLMADGGANKIY; from the coding sequence ATGCAGCTCGAGAACAAAGTAATCGTGGTCACCGGTGGGGCGTCAGGCATTGGCGGTGCTATTTCCAAAGTTTTAGTAGCACGCGGCGCGAAGGTGGTTGCGGTTGATGTCAACAAGGAAGCCGGNGGAAACACTCGAGAAAAACTTGGTGAAAACATCAGGTTCTTGTTAGGCGATGTCAGCGACAAAGCGGTAGCCCAGTCCGCCGTCGAACTGGCCGCAACAACCTTTGGTGGGCTAGATGGGTTGGTCAATAACGCTCATGCTTCTCGCCAAGCCATGTTCAACGAGCTGACCGAGGAGCAGTGGGATCTCTCCTTCAACACAGGTTTCCGCGCCACCCGCCAGTTCATGGCAGCTGCTTATCCGCTGTTGGCCGTCAACGGCGGCTCCGTAGTGAATTTCGGTTCGGGTTCGGCAATGGTTGGGCAGCAGACCCAGGCTGCCTACGCGTCAGCCAAAGAAGCGATCCGCGGGCTCTCGCGTGTCACGGCCAACGAATGGGCCAAAGACAACATCCGCGTCAACGTTCTCTCNCCCATGGCCCTCACCTCAGGGGTGACGGCGTGGAGCGAGGCATTNCCGGAAATGTACCAGGACTCGTTGTCTAAGGTGCCGCTGGGACGCTTTGGAGATCCTGAGACGGATGTAGCACCGATTGTGGCGTTTCTGCTCTCCGACGATTCACGGTACATGACAGGCCAAACTCTCATGGCCGACGGCGGTGCCAACAAGATCTATTAA